In Rhizophagus irregularis chromosome 1, complete sequence, one genomic interval encodes:
- a CDS encoding uncharacterized protein (SECRETED:cutsite_AVG-SP; SECRETED:prob_0.3622); SECRETED:SignalP(1-17): MKFNLFLLLLATLLAVGSPQGISYRFQVQEGNSNRFWVATGKQIGLRENFGDWWIALTGDQKNYKISHSKSGLVVTYVAGKALSLTSNSPLSQFQLWQFFPPNLEHLDPIVSIRTSNFKDEYAFPGPIGVYIFACNSTTNSTVSHPIWKFKSHVPTSTP; this comes from the coding sequence atgaaattcaaCCTTTTTTTGCTCCTTTTAGCTACCCTTCTTGCTGTTGGGTCGCCTCAGGGTATTTCATATAGATTTCAAGTTCAAGAAGGCAATTCAAATAGGTTTTGGGTAGCGACTGGTAAACAAATAGGTCTAAGAGAAAATTTTGGTGATTGGTGGATTGCTTTAACTggtgatcaaaaaaattataagatttcTCACTCTAAAAGTGGTTTGGTAGTCACATACGTTGCAGGCAAAGCGCTCTCTCTTACTAGTAACTCTCCTCTATCACAATTTCAACTTTGGCAATTTTTTCCTCCTAATCTTGAACACCTTGATCCAATAGTATCCATCCGAACCTCCAATTTCAAAGATGAGTATGCGTTTCCAGGACCAATTGGCGTTTATATTTTTGCTTGTAATTCTACGACAAATTCTACTGTTAGTCATCCAATATGGAAATTTAAATCACATGTTCCTACTTCTACCccttaa